In the genome of Terribacillus sp. FSL K6-0262, one region contains:
- the flhA gene encoding flagellar biosynthesis protein FlhA, whose translation MKLKDMSVLIAVILVIVMLVIPMPGWLLSILILTNISLALIVILVAMNTEEALQFSIFPSLLLLLTLFRLALNISTTRAILSDGHAGGVVETFGSFVIGDNPLVGFVVFIILVIIQFLVITKGSERVSEVAARFTLDAMPGKQMSIDADLNAGMISDVEAKKRREKVENEADFYGAMDGASKFVKGDAIAGIIIVLINIIFGLIIGMMQLGMSFQDAINTYMRLTVGDGLVTQIPAILISTATGIVVTRVASEGNLGSDVTKQLFRFPSLLYIAAGTIFLLGLTPINFFLTTSIAAVLAGSAFFLSRAQKREETMDVESEEVQEETSMKSSDNVVNLLSMDPIEFEFGYALIPLADTNQGGDLLDRIVMIRKQLAIELGIVIPVVRIRDNIQLGPNEYRLKIKGNEVASGEVLLDHYLAMSPGVEDDGLDGIDTLEPAFGLPAKWISEEMKDEAELSGYTVVDPPSVVSTHLTETIKRHAHELLGRQETKQLIDHLKESYPILAEEVTPEPLSVGDVQKVLAKLLREHVSVRNLPVIFETLADFGRMTTDTDLLAEYARQALAPQITKQYAKDKQPLQVITVSGAVEKLIADHIQQTEHGNYLSLDPESQQKIVQSVMEQAERLSLREETVIVLCSPTIRMYIRQLLDRSLPHAVVLSYNELDNTTEIRSVGMVNVA comes from the coding sequence ATGAAACTTAAGGATATGTCAGTACTTATAGCAGTAATTTTAGTGATTGTCATGCTCGTGATCCCGATGCCGGGCTGGCTTTTGAGCATCTTGATCCTGACGAATATCTCGCTTGCTTTGATTGTCATCCTTGTGGCGATGAATACAGAGGAAGCGCTGCAATTCTCGATCTTCCCTTCTCTCTTACTTTTGCTGACGCTGTTCCGATTGGCACTGAATATCTCCACCACAAGAGCCATCCTCTCAGATGGCCATGCCGGCGGGGTAGTAGAGACGTTCGGCAGTTTCGTCATCGGGGATAATCCGTTAGTCGGCTTTGTCGTCTTCATCATTTTGGTCATCATTCAATTCCTGGTCATCACAAAGGGATCGGAGCGGGTCTCCGAAGTGGCTGCCCGTTTCACCCTTGATGCGATGCCAGGAAAGCAAATGAGCATCGATGCCGACTTGAATGCAGGCATGATTTCCGATGTCGAGGCAAAAAAACGTCGTGAAAAAGTGGAAAATGAGGCGGATTTCTACGGGGCGATGGATGGTGCGAGCAAGTTCGTAAAAGGTGATGCCATCGCTGGTATCATCATCGTATTGATCAATATCATCTTCGGCTTGATCATCGGGATGATGCAATTGGGGATGAGTTTCCAGGATGCCATCAATACGTATATGCGTCTTACGGTAGGGGACGGATTGGTGACGCAGATTCCGGCAATCCTCATCTCCACTGCAACAGGTATCGTTGTGACAAGGGTAGCCTCCGAAGGGAATCTCGGAAGCGATGTGACCAAACAGCTATTCCGTTTTCCCAGCTTGCTGTACATTGCAGCAGGTACAATTTTCTTGCTTGGTTTGACACCGATCAACTTCTTCCTGACAACTTCCATTGCTGCCGTGCTGGCTGGTTCTGCTTTCTTCCTATCAAGGGCACAGAAGCGAGAAGAGACAATGGACGTTGAGTCGGAAGAAGTACAGGAAGAGACTTCCATGAAATCTTCCGACAATGTGGTGAACCTGCTCAGTATGGATCCGATCGAGTTCGAATTCGGCTATGCACTTATACCGCTGGCTGATACGAATCAAGGCGGCGACTTGCTTGACCGGATCGTCATGATCCGTAAGCAGCTTGCGATCGAGCTTGGTATCGTCATTCCTGTGGTTCGCATACGCGATAATATCCAGCTTGGACCAAATGAATATCGTTTGAAGATCAAAGGAAATGAAGTTGCTTCCGGTGAAGTGCTCCTTGATCATTACTTAGCGATGAGTCCGGGAGTCGAAGATGACGGTTTGGATGGGATAGATACCCTTGAACCAGCTTTCGGCCTGCCTGCTAAATGGATCAGTGAGGAAATGAAGGATGAAGCAGAGCTTTCCGGCTACACTGTCGTTGATCCTCCATCCGTCGTATCGACTCATCTTACGGAAACGATCAAGCGCCATGCCCATGAGTTGCTGGGCAGACAGGAAACGAAGCAGCTTATCGATCATTTGAAGGAATCGTATCCCATCTTGGCGGAAGAAGTCACGCCAGAGCCGCTATCTGTCGGAGACGTGCAAAAAGTGCTGGCGAAACTGCTTCGTGAGCATGTGTCTGTCAGGAACTTACCGGTAATATTCGAGACATTGGCTGATTTCGGCCGGATGACGACCGATACCGACTTGCTGGCAGAATATGCTCGCCAAGCGCTGGCGCCCCAGATCACAAAGCAATATGCCAAGGATAAGCAGCCATTACAAGTCATCACCGTTTCCGGAGCTGTCGAGAAATTGATAGCGGATCATATTCAGCAAACAGAGCATGGGAATTATTTGTCCTTGGATCCGGAGTCTCAGCAAAAAATCGTACAGTCAGTGATGGAACAGGCAGAGCGTCTGTCATTGCGGGAAGAGACAGTCATCGTGCTGTGTTCTCCTACGATCCGCATGTACATACGCCAGCTGCTTGATCGCAGCCTGCCTCATGCAGTCGTCCTATCCTATAATGAATTGGATAATACAACAGAAATCAGGAGTGTCGGGATGGTGAATGTTGCATGA
- the flhB gene encoding flagellar biosynthesis protein FlhB — translation MKYRLDLQFFAGEKTEKATPKKRKDTRKKGQVAKSQDVNTAILLLFSLGALALMGGYFKDQFLQLFTIVFDEYLTQEITANTVQTLLVEMSIALAKIVGPVMGIAILAGLVSNFAQFGLLFSGENIKFDLKKIDPIQGAKRIFSVRALVELVKSLLKIGLVGAVTFYMLWENMDTVMTMFTKAPENAMQFFGKTTLYMGFAAALALLFIAVLDYTYQRFDFEKNIRMSKQDIKDEYKNTEGNPLIRSKIKEKQRQMSMMRMMSEVPKADVVITNPTHFAIAIQYDEKKSDTPIVIAKGMDHVALKIKEIAKANDVMMVENKPLARGLYKKVELNQPIQEEFFQAVAEVLAFVYRTERKM, via the coding sequence ATGAAATACCGCTTGGATCTGCAGTTTTTCGCTGGTGAGAAAACAGAGAAAGCGACACCGAAAAAGCGTAAGGATACAAGGAAAAAAGGGCAGGTTGCCAAGAGTCAGGATGTCAATACCGCCATATTGCTTTTATTTTCCTTGGGAGCCTTGGCTTTGATGGGCGGATATTTCAAAGATCAGTTCTTACAGCTATTCACCATTGTATTTGATGAATATCTCACACAGGAAATCACCGCCAATACCGTGCAGACACTGCTTGTGGAGATGAGCATAGCCTTGGCTAAGATCGTCGGGCCGGTGATGGGTATCGCCATCCTTGCCGGTCTGGTTTCCAATTTTGCGCAATTCGGATTGCTTTTCAGCGGGGAAAACATCAAATTCGATCTGAAGAAGATCGATCCAATCCAAGGAGCAAAACGTATCTTTTCTGTCCGGGCATTGGTGGAGCTTGTGAAATCCTTGCTGAAGATCGGCTTGGTAGGAGCAGTGACTTTCTATATGCTTTGGGAGAATATGGACACGGTCATGACCATGTTTACGAAAGCTCCGGAAAATGCCATGCAGTTTTTCGGCAAGACAACATTATATATGGGTTTTGCAGCTGCTTTGGCTTTGCTGTTCATTGCAGTGCTGGATTATACTTACCAGCGATTTGATTTTGAGAAGAATATCCGGATGTCCAAACAGGATATCAAGGATGAATATAAAAACACGGAAGGTAATCCATTGATTCGTTCCAAAATTAAAGAAAAGCAGCGTCAGATGTCCATGATGAGGATGATGAGTGAGGTTCCAAAAGCCGATGTCGTCATTACCAACCCGACGCACTTTGCGATTGCCATCCAGTATGACGAGAAAAAGTCGGATACGCCGATCGTCATTGCCAAGGGCATGGATCATGTAGCGCTTAAAATCAAGGAAATAGCAAAGGCGAATGATGTAATGATGGTGGAAAACAAGCCGCTGGCACGCGGATTATATAAAAAAGTGGAGCTGAATCAGCCGATTCAGGAAGAATTTTTCCAAGCGGTTGCAGAGGTGCTCGCCTTCGTATACCGCACGGAGCGTAAAATGTAA
- the flhF gene encoding flagellar biosynthesis protein FlhF, which produces MKMKKYTADTMPEAMIQIRRELGKDAVILRTKELTSGGFLGLFKKKRIEVIAALDPDVTRGSQADQKPDISSAAPLSKMEHGPAERDLSAEITALKQELKSALSTQTRHYALPLQGLYDRLLHNEVHPQIASGLMEHLLGNDSNEDAEQILYEILVKRFEKVQQPVGFEKKFIHLVGPTGVGKTTTIAKLAAKSALVDKKRVAFITTDTYRIAAIDQLRTYAKILEVPLEVAYSLEDYQAARKKLEDYDLVFIDTAGRNFKDAGYVKELERTLDLDHEAETYLALSITTRASDLSKVYEQFAHLPIKQFIFTKMDEASRYGAILNLVQQAHIGVAYLTHGQDVPDDILVPSASYLAKSVMEATARV; this is translated from the coding sequence ATGAAAATGAAGAAGTATACAGCGGATACGATGCCTGAAGCGATGATTCAAATCAGACGGGAGCTTGGCAAGGATGCAGTCATCCTGCGCACCAAAGAACTGACAAGCGGCGGTTTTCTCGGTCTTTTCAAGAAGAAGCGGATCGAAGTCATCGCGGCGCTTGATCCCGATGTCACCCGCGGCAGTCAAGCAGATCAGAAACCTGATATTTCAAGTGCCGCCCCTTTGTCAAAAATGGAGCATGGTCCAGCTGAAAGGGATTTGTCCGCTGAAATCACAGCCCTGAAGCAGGAATTGAAATCTGCCCTTTCTACCCAGACTCGGCATTATGCCCTGCCGCTGCAAGGCTTATATGATCGGCTTCTGCACAACGAGGTTCATCCGCAGATCGCTTCCGGACTGATGGAGCATCTTTTGGGAAACGACTCGAATGAGGATGCAGAACAAATACTCTATGAAATCCTGGTGAAACGATTTGAAAAGGTTCAGCAGCCTGTCGGGTTCGAGAAGAAGTTCATCCATCTGGTCGGTCCGACCGGGGTAGGCAAAACAACGACGATTGCCAAGCTTGCTGCAAAAAGTGCTTTGGTCGATAAAAAACGGGTTGCATTCATCACGACAGATACATATAGGATCGCAGCCATCGATCAGCTGCGGACATATGCCAAGATACTGGAAGTGCCGCTGGAAGTTGCTTATTCGCTGGAAGATTACCAGGCTGCCAGGAAGAAGCTGGAAGATTATGACTTGGTTTTCATTGATACTGCAGGCAGGAATTTCAAGGATGCAGGTTATGTAAAAGAGCTGGAACGTACACTCGACTTAGATCACGAAGCGGAAACTTATCTGGCTTTGTCCATAACAACCAGGGCATCTGATCTGTCCAAGGTTTATGAACAATTTGCCCACTTGCCGATCAAGCAGTTCATATTCACGAAGATGGATGAAGCAAGCCGTTATGGCGCTATTTTGAATTTGGTTCAGCAAGCGCATATAGGAGTGGCTTATCTGACACATGGTCAGGATGTACCTGATGATATTCTCGTCCCATCCGCATCCTATTTGGCAAAAAGTGTGATGGAGGCGACTGCGCGTGTATGA
- the fliR gene encoding flagellar biosynthetic protein FliR — translation MLSQIDYTVVPAFALILVRLVAFFVTVPLFSYRNVPTTFKIGFSFFLALIIFFTIDRPTVPVDHTYFLLLFKEAMVGLTIGLLAFIVIQAINVAGGLIDFQMGFAIANVIDPVTRAQSPLTGQFLYTIATLFLLSVNGHLLLIDGIFYSYQLIPLDEMVPFGDQSFVELVLRSFGQMFLIAFQMSIPIVGCLFLVDVAIGIIARTVPQLNVFVVGLPIKILVAFVLLFLSIGVYMTVVRQLFDYMLVTMRDLMVLFGGS, via the coding sequence ATGCTGTCTCAGATTGATTATACCGTTGTACCGGCATTTGCATTGATATTGGTCCGTCTCGTCGCTTTTTTTGTGACTGTACCGCTGTTTTCTTACCGGAATGTGCCGACGACATTCAAGATTGGATTCAGCTTTTTCCTTGCTTTGATCATTTTCTTTACGATCGATCGTCCGACAGTTCCGGTCGATCATACGTACTTTCTTTTGCTTTTTAAAGAAGCAATGGTCGGCCTGACAATCGGCCTGCTTGCTTTCATCGTCATTCAGGCAATCAATGTTGCCGGGGGATTGATTGATTTTCAGATGGGTTTTGCGATTGCCAATGTCATCGACCCGGTTACGAGAGCCCAGAGCCCTCTGACAGGACAATTCCTTTACACGATTGCAACGCTGTTCCTGCTGTCCGTCAATGGGCACTTGCTCTTGATCGATGGTATTTTCTACAGCTATCAACTGATTCCTTTGGATGAAATGGTGCCATTTGGAGATCAGTCATTTGTGGAATTGGTGCTCCGATCCTTCGGGCAGATGTTCCTCATCGCCTTCCAGATGAGTATACCGATTGTCGGCTGTCTGTTCCTGGTTGATGTAGCCATCGGAATAATAGCAAGGACCGTGCCGCAGCTGAATGTGTTTGTCGTGGGCCTGCCGATTAAGATACTTGTAGCATTTGTCCTGTTATTCCTTTCGATCGGCGTTTATATGACAGTGGTTCGGCAGCTGTTTGATTATATGCTTGTGACGATGCGTGATTTGATGGTTCTGTTTGGAGGGTCTTAA
- the fliQ gene encoding flagellar biosynthesis protein FliQ — protein MSSEFVISIAERGIYTVLIVSGPLLIVALAVGLIVSIFQATTQIQEQTLAFIPKIVAVLVGLVFFGPWMLTRMVEFTAGILQNLDRFVG, from the coding sequence ATGAGCAGTGAATTTGTTATTTCCATCGCAGAACGCGGTATTTATACAGTCCTGATTGTCAGCGGACCCTTGCTTATCGTAGCCCTTGCTGTCGGTTTGATCGTCAGCATATTCCAAGCGACGACGCAGATTCAGGAACAGACGCTTGCGTTCATTCCTAAAATAGTCGCCGTATTGGTCGGTTTGGTATTCTTCGGTCCGTGGATGCTGACAAGAATGGTCGAGTTCACTGCAGGCATACTGCAGAATTTGGATCGATTTGTGGGCTGA
- the fliO gene encoding flagellar biosynthetic protein FliO codes for MMKRTVWACMLLVLMHLVISPISAEAAASVEDCLKKDAAQSEDCKDMNEAGNQQENTPAADSADAAAGGTSTFMNLVKLALALAVVLGLIYVLLKFLNKRNRLFQQVRAMENIGGIALGNNKSVQIVRVGEKVYMLGVGDNVDLLTEIEDEQTIKELTEQDQQEMKASALLANILPGKKQQEEKQQEESAKSDGAASSFQEQFKEEIRKLKQSRNRLEQQQRKDTDDE; via the coding sequence ATGATGAAAAGAACAGTCTGGGCATGCATGCTCCTTGTATTGATGCATCTAGTCATTTCTCCCATATCTGCCGAAGCGGCAGCGAGTGTGGAGGATTGTTTAAAGAAAGATGCTGCACAATCGGAAGACTGCAAAGATATGAATGAAGCCGGAAATCAACAAGAGAATACACCAGCAGCTGATTCGGCCGATGCGGCAGCTGGAGGCACATCTACCTTTATGAATCTAGTAAAGCTTGCATTGGCACTGGCAGTCGTGCTCGGACTGATCTATGTCCTACTCAAGTTTTTGAATAAACGGAATCGCCTGTTCCAGCAAGTCCGGGCGATGGAGAATATTGGCGGTATTGCACTTGGCAACAATAAATCCGTCCAGATTGTCCGGGTTGGTGAAAAGGTTTATATGCTTGGAGTCGGGGACAATGTCGATTTACTGACTGAAATCGAAGATGAGCAGACAATCAAGGAATTGACGGAACAGGATCAGCAGGAAATGAAGGCATCGGCCTTATTGGCCAATATATTGCCGGGCAAAAAACAGCAGGAAGAGAAGCAGCAGGAAGAATCGGCGAAAAGTGATGGGGCTGCATCCAGCTTCCAGGAACAGTTCAAAGAGGAAATAAGGAAGCTGAAGCAGTCACGCAACAGATTGGAACAGCAGCAAAGGAAGGATACGGACGATGAATGA
- a CDS encoding chemotaxis response regulator protein-glutamate methylesterase, translating into MEKIRVLVVDDSAFMRKIISDLLNGDERLEVIGTARNGKDGLEQISQLKPDVVTMDVEMPIMDGLEALKEIMRKHPLPVVMLSSLTKQGADMTIHAMSLGAVDFIAKPSGSISLDLDKVRDELVVKVVAASSSRLSVKQRVKAADVKMIAKAPERKRADRSLVAIGTSTGGPRALQEVVGKLPSALAAPVVVVQHMPVGFTKSLAERLDGLSAISVKEAQQNEILKNGVVYIAPGGQHLTIEQADSRLIAKLTMEEPVKGHRPSVDRMFESISSLENVDICTVIMTGMGADGTDGLRMIRDKHPSVYSIGESAESCVVYGMPRAAAEAGLLHHVCPVQSIASAIQQRVNLLEGVNQWK; encoded by the coding sequence ATGGAAAAAATACGCGTTTTGGTCGTTGATGATTCCGCTTTTATGCGAAAAATCATTTCCGACCTCCTGAATGGTGATGAACGGCTTGAAGTTATCGGAACAGCCCGGAACGGCAAGGATGGACTGGAGCAAATCAGTCAGCTGAAACCTGATGTTGTGACCATGGATGTTGAAATGCCGATTATGGACGGACTTGAAGCACTCAAGGAAATCATGCGGAAGCATCCGCTGCCTGTGGTCATGCTTTCCAGCCTGACAAAGCAAGGTGCAGACATGACCATTCATGCCATGTCACTTGGTGCAGTTGATTTCATTGCGAAACCTTCCGGCTCGATATCCTTGGATTTGGATAAGGTGCGGGATGAGTTGGTTGTCAAAGTCGTAGCTGCATCATCCTCCCGGCTCTCCGTTAAACAGCGTGTCAAAGCGGCTGACGTGAAGATGATCGCCAAGGCGCCTGAGAGGAAACGGGCGGATCGCAGTCTTGTGGCGATCGGTACATCCACTGGAGGTCCGCGAGCTTTGCAGGAAGTAGTCGGAAAGCTTCCTTCTGCACTCGCAGCGCCAGTTGTCGTCGTCCAGCATATGCCGGTGGGATTCACCAAGTCCCTGGCGGAAAGGCTGGATGGCTTGAGTGCGATAAGTGTAAAGGAAGCCCAGCAGAATGAAATCTTGAAAAATGGTGTGGTTTACATTGCTCCTGGAGGTCAGCACCTGACGATTGAGCAGGCGGACAGCCGGCTTATTGCGAAATTGACGATGGAAGAACCGGTGAAAGGGCATCGTCCTTCCGTGGATCGTATGTTTGAATCCATCAGCAGCTTGGAAAATGTGGATATTTGCACTGTCATCATGACGGGCATGGGAGCGGATGGCACGGATGGTCTGCGCATGATCAGGGATAAGCATCCGTCGGTCTACAGCATCGGAGAATCAGCGGAATCCTGTGTCGTGTATGGTATGCCGAGGGCTGCTGCCGAGGCAGGATTGCTCCATCACGTATGTCCGGTACAGTCCATCGCTTCCGCTATACAGCAGAGAGTCAATCTTTTAGAGGGGGTCAACCAATGGAAATAG
- the fliP gene encoding flagellar type III secretion system pore protein FliP (The bacterial flagellar biogenesis protein FliP forms a type III secretion system (T3SS)-type pore required for flagellar assembly.) yields MNDFINIFSGTDPENVSTSVKLLLLLTIFSLAPGILILMTCFTRIVVVLSFVRMSLGTQQTPPTQVLIGIALFMTFFIMAPTFSEINDQAITPLMNDEISLDEAYTEASGPIKTFMAEETRQKDLSLFMNYAGLEKPESVEDIPLSTLVPAFAISELKTAFQMGFMIFIPFLVIDMAVASILMSMGMMMLPPVIISLPFKILLFVLVDGWYLVTSSLLRGF; encoded by the coding sequence ATGAATGATTTTATCAATATATTTTCTGGAACCGACCCCGAGAATGTATCGACCTCGGTAAAATTGCTGCTATTATTGACCATTTTTTCTTTGGCACCAGGGATTCTCATCCTGATGACATGTTTTACACGGATCGTTGTCGTGCTATCCTTCGTAAGGATGAGCTTAGGCACACAGCAGACACCGCCGACACAGGTTTTGATCGGGATTGCTTTATTCATGACCTTCTTCATCATGGCGCCGACCTTCAGTGAAATTAATGACCAGGCCATCACGCCATTGATGAACGATGAAATATCGCTTGATGAGGCCTATACGGAAGCGAGCGGACCAATCAAGACGTTCATGGCGGAGGAAACGCGACAAAAGGATTTATCTTTATTCATGAATTATGCCGGTCTGGAAAAACCGGAATCAGTCGAGGATATTCCGCTGTCAACACTTGTGCCGGCTTTTGCTATCAGCGAGTTGAAGACGGCTTTTCAAATGGGTTTCATGATTTTCATCCCATTTCTTGTTATCGATATGGCTGTAGCCAGCATCCTTATGTCGATGGGGATGATGATGCTGCCGCCGGTAATCATTTCATTGCCATTTAAAATTTTGTTATTCGTCCTGGTGGATGGCTGGTATTTGGTTACATCCTCGTTGCTGCGAGGGTTTTAG
- a CDS encoding chemotaxis protein CheA produces the protein MEIDQYLGVFIEESKEHLQSLNQHLLELEKQPEDIGLVNEIFRSAHTLKGMSATMGYQDLANLTHQMENVLDAIRNHQITINPDILDVVFDAVDSLEAMVLDIESGGAGTKEVTELVRQLEAIESGEAPLESTATAAEGKTDETPGLILDEFELAVLRESEEKGFQNFYAKVTLREDCMLKAARVYMVFEVLESLGEVVKSNPDVSQLEDEAFEQTFEVLVVTKESKELIEEKILKVSEIDAVDIQNFYIDTYKHAQEEAKEEAAASAAEEKADETTTEKKAQHSNKTIRVNIERLDILMNLFEELVIDRGRLEQIAEDVKNPELHETVERMARISGDLQSIVLTMRMVSIDQVFNRFPRMVRQLAKDLGKKIDLQIEGAETELDRTVIDEIGDPLVHLIRNSLDHGIETPEVRRELGKPETGTIKLKAYHSGNHVFIDISDDGAGVNRKKVTEKAINNGLITKEQAAIMNDSQIFGLIMESGFSTADTISDISGRGVGLDVVRNTIESLGGTITISSEEGKGSLFSIELPLTLSIISVLLVEIQKEKYAVPLSSIIETAIIPKSEVMHVHNQAVIDFRGRVVPLVSLKDVFQVPNVYEETDHYSVVIIKKGDKSAGLIVDGFIGQQEIVLKSLGNYLTEIFAISGATILGDGQVALIIDSNALIK, from the coding sequence ATGGAAATAGATCAGTATTTAGGCGTGTTCATCGAAGAAAGCAAAGAGCATCTGCAAAGCTTGAATCAGCATTTGCTGGAATTGGAAAAACAGCCCGAGGATATCGGATTGGTCAACGAAATCTTCCGTTCCGCACATACGCTGAAAGGTATGTCGGCTACGATGGGTTATCAGGATTTGGCGAATTTGACACATCAGATGGAGAACGTACTGGATGCAATCCGGAATCACCAGATCACGATCAATCCTGACATACTGGATGTCGTCTTCGACGCTGTCGATAGTCTCGAAGCAATGGTCCTGGATATCGAGTCGGGGGGAGCAGGGACCAAAGAGGTGACGGAACTGGTCCGCCAGCTGGAAGCGATTGAATCCGGCGAGGCACCCCTGGAAAGTACAGCAACGGCTGCCGAAGGAAAAACTGATGAAACACCAGGTCTGATTTTGGACGAATTCGAGCTGGCGGTACTTCGGGAAAGCGAGGAAAAAGGATTTCAGAACTTTTATGCGAAGGTTACGCTGCGTGAAGATTGCATGCTGAAGGCTGCCCGGGTCTATATGGTCTTCGAAGTGCTTGAATCATTGGGGGAAGTGGTCAAATCCAATCCTGATGTTTCGCAGCTTGAGGATGAGGCATTCGAACAGACGTTTGAAGTTTTGGTCGTGACGAAAGAGTCGAAGGAGCTTATCGAAGAAAAAATCCTGAAAGTATCCGAAATCGATGCAGTTGACATCCAAAACTTCTACATCGATACATATAAGCATGCACAGGAAGAGGCAAAAGAAGAAGCAGCAGCATCGGCTGCTGAAGAAAAAGCCGACGAAACAACCACCGAGAAAAAAGCGCAGCATAGCAATAAGACGATCCGTGTGAATATTGAACGACTTGATATCCTGATGAACCTGTTCGAGGAACTGGTGATCGACCGAGGCAGGCTCGAGCAGATCGCAGAGGATGTTAAAAATCCTGAACTGCATGAGACCGTGGAGCGAATGGCCAGGATTTCCGGCGACCTTCAAAGCATCGTATTGACAATGCGGATGGTTTCGATCGATCAGGTATTCAATCGATTTCCGCGTATGGTCCGTCAGCTTGCCAAGGATTTGGGCAAGAAAATCGATTTGCAGATTGAAGGTGCTGAAACAGAGCTTGATCGCACAGTCATCGATGAAATCGGTGATCCGCTGGTGCATTTGATACGAAACAGCCTGGATCATGGTATCGAGACTCCGGAAGTAAGACGGGAACTAGGAAAGCCGGAAACTGGAACCATCAAGCTGAAAGCCTATCATTCAGGCAATCATGTCTTTATCGACATCAGTGATGATGGCGCCGGGGTCAACCGGAAGAAAGTCACGGAGAAAGCGATAAACAACGGCCTTATCACAAAAGAACAAGCGGCAATCATGAATGACAGTCAAATATTCGGCTTGATCATGGAAAGCGGTTTTTCCACTGCTGATACCATCTCGGATATTTCCGGCCGGGGTGTAGGGTTGGATGTCGTCCGTAATACCATCGAATCACTCGGCGGCACGATTACCATAAGCTCCGAAGAAGGAAAAGGATCCTTGTTCAGCATCGAGCTGCCGCTGACCTTGTCCATCATCAGTGTATTGCTGGTGGAAATCCAAAAAGAGAAATACGCTGTTCCGCTTTCTTCCATCATCGAGACAGCAATCATTCCGAAATCGGAGGTAATGCATGTCCATAACCAAGCTGTAATCGATTTTCGCGGAAGAGTCGTTCCCCTTGTTTCTTTGAAAGATGTATTCCAAGTACCGAATGTGTATGAGGAGACAGATCATTATTCTGTCGTCATCATCAAAAAAGGTGATAAGTCGGCCGGCTTGATTGTGGATGGCTTCATCGGACAGCAGGAAATAGTGCTTAAATCTCTCGGAAACTACTTGACTGAGATATTTGCCATCTCCGGGGCTACCATTCTGGGGGATGGACAAGTTGCACTTATCATCGACAGCAATGCGCTGATCAAATAA
- a CDS encoding MinD/ParA family protein: MYDQAAKLRASVKRNALARTIAVASGKGGVGKSNVALNFSLALGKLGKSVLLIDLDLGMGNIEILLGISAKRSFVDMIQNRLRMEEIVETGPDDLDFIAAGAAMDEFFRMDGGGFAHFQQEFERAQQRYDFVILDMGAGLTEESAGFILAADESIIVTTTEPTSMMDAYALIKHIKSMNADLPMNLLVNRAMDRQEGQDTADRMKEVVQTFLHAEILLLGILPEDKQIPKSVKMQEPFINQKDSKAGAIMKQLASDYLKPAEGMTAKGRTSFIGKLKEIWMKGGTPNGKNTRFGR; the protein is encoded by the coding sequence GTGTATGATCAAGCAGCCAAACTCCGGGCGAGCGTCAAGCGGAATGCGCTGGCGCGTACCATAGCTGTAGCCAGCGGAAAAGGCGGAGTGGGCAAATCGAATGTTGCGCTGAACTTTTCATTGGCTCTGGGTAAGCTTGGGAAATCGGTTCTTCTTATCGATCTGGATCTTGGCATGGGAAACATCGAAATACTGCTCGGCATTTCAGCCAAACGTTCCTTTGTGGATATGATCCAGAACAGATTGAGAATGGAAGAAATTGTGGAAACAGGTCCCGATGACCTTGATTTCATAGCTGCCGGTGCCGCCATGGATGAATTTTTCCGGATGGATGGTGGGGGATTTGCCCACTTCCAGCAGGAATTTGAAAGGGCTCAGCAGAGATATGACTTTGTGATCCTTGATATGGGAGCCGGTTTAACAGAAGAAAGTGCAGGTTTCATTTTGGCAGCGGACGAAAGTATCATCGTCACGACCACAGAACCTACAAGTATGATGGATGCCTATGCGCTGATTAAACATATCAAAAGCATGAATGCTGATCTGCCCATGAACCTCCTCGTCAATCGGGCTATGGATAGGCAGGAAGGGCAGGATACCGCTGACCGCATGAAGGAAGTTGTACAAACATTCCTCCATGCTGAAATCCTTCTCCTGGGCATTCTTCCTGAGGATAAACAGATCCCTAAATCGGTAAAGATGCAGGAGCCGTTTATCAATCAGAAGGATTCAAAAGCAGGAGCCATCATGAAACAGCTTGCCTCCGATTATCTGAAACCCGCAGAAGGCATGACAGCTAAAGGAAGGACATCATTCATCGGCAAATTAAAAGAAATCTGGATGAAAGGAGGGACACCCAATGGAAAAAATACGCGTTTTGGTCGTTGA